The Papaver somniferum cultivar HN1 chromosome 6, ASM357369v1, whole genome shotgun sequence genome segment AACTAATGGATACGGATTTGCATCAAATTGTCAAATCCTCTCAACCCCTGTCCAATGACCACTGCCAGTATTTCTTATTCCAGGTATGCACATTTTGTTATGAGGCTTTTGCTGGGTTCTTGTGAAAATCCTATGTGATGCAATTAGAGAAAACGTTATTCCCAGCCTTTTGCCTTTTTATTGTTGTCTTAGTTGCATTTACAGTTAAAAATCAGCAAAACTTCTGTACAAAAGAAAACACATTTTCCACATTTGGATGTCTAATTATTGCATAATGGAAAATGGGAGTCTTGTTAGTGTCCTTAAAATCTAATTGTGCAATCTTAAGGAATGTCTCGTAAACCTTTCTGCCATGGATGATCACGTTTCCTTCAATTTTATATATTCTTAATTTAGGACTTATCTTATATGAGGAGGTAGTACTAATGTCTGTTTGTGTTAAGAGCTTCTCAATGTTGCTAAAAAGTTTGGCTAATGGGTATGTAACACTGAACTTGGTAGAGCAGGGGAAAAAGTTAGTTTTTTGGGATATGATATTCCTTTCTGTAAATGATCGAATGGGGTTCTGTTAGTGGACATGATGACACTGAAAAAGACAAAATTTGTTGGAGTTTACCTTGTTCAAGTTCAAACCTTATCCAGATATGGATCCTTATTTAAATCACAGAACACCTTAAATTTGTAAACTCTGTTGTTTTATTGGATATAGCACGGAAACAAGATGGATGGATTTAGTTCCTTCTCGTACGCCATTTATGTTGGAAAGTGATGTGAACTAACTTATTGGGGATTCTatcttggttttttttttggcaCACATCCCGGAAATATATGACGGGATGCTTATTTCATTGGTCATCCGgattttaccaacacatgatagGTCAGACACTAAATTGATACTTTGGAATTTTTACCATGAAATACTTCTTGTTGGGGAACTGTATGGAACCTGTGAATATCTGCTAGCTTCTTTGAACTTACCATTGTACTCACTTTAGCAATCAAATTCATAAATATGATAGCTACACTGCTCTGGGAGTTTTCTTTatcccttcaaaaaaaaaaaaaacttgcactGTACGCTGTAGTAGTGTCTCTTTCTTTATTCAGTGCATCCTCTTAAATGCATTCATTTTGCTGCACACTTTCCGTGTAAGCTTCATTTCATATCTCATTTTAAGGAATATGTTTTGGTGTCAACTGTTATGCAATGTTGAAGCTCTAAGATTATTAAGCCTTTGCCCACCTCTTGCATAGTCTGTACTATAGTAGGAGACTCAGTCTGATATTATCTAAAATGATGATATGCTTTTAATCAAGCAATCTAAGAAATATtatgtgattactttttgtgcATTAACAAAACACCTGTTCTAAAACAACTCAAACGTATTTACATGTTTGGCTTGTAGTTGCTACGAGGGCTGAAATATCTCCACTCTGCAAATATCCTACATCGGGATCTCAAGCCTGGGAACCTTCTCGTCAATGCTAACTGTGACCTGAAGATCTGTGATTTCGGATTGGCTCGCACCAGCAGCGGCAAGGGCCAATTCATGACCGAATATGTTGTCACTCGTTGGTATCGAGCCCCTGAGCTCCTCCTTTGCTGCGACAATTATGGTACGTCTATTGATGTCTGGTCCGTTGGATGCATCTTTGCTGAGCTTCTAGGGCGAAAACCCATATTCCCTGGCACTGAATGCCTCAACCAGCTCAAACTGATAATCAATGTCCTCGGCAGCCAAAGTGAGGCCGATCTCGAGTTCATTGACAACCCAAAGGCCAGGAAGTATATCAAATCTCTCCCTTACTCACCTAAGACCCCTTTTGCACGTATCTACCCGAACGCCAGCCCGTTGGCTATTGACTTGTTGCAGAAAATGCTCGTCTTTGATCCATCAAAAAGAATTAGTGTGACTGAAGCACTTCAACACCCTTACATGTCGCCACTGTACGACCCAAACGCCAACCCTCCTGCACAGGTCCCAGTCGATCTCGACATAGATGAAGAAGATCTAGGAGAAGAGATGATAAGGGAAATGATGTGGACTGAAATGCTACATTATCACCCAGAAGCTGTGTCATCCAATTCATAGGCAAATAAGGGTAATTATGATCTTGTTCTCGCTCTTTATCCTTGTTTCACTGAGAAGTCTATGCGATGCTTGTTGTTTTGTGCAACTAGgactctttcttttccttttttatcATCCTCATGCTGTTATAATTATATGCATGAGATTCCAAAGATTTTGCGTAAAGAGTTGGAACTCGTCACTACAAGATAGGGTTGGCTAATTTAAGTTTGTATATAGGTGTGATTGTTTTGTACCACTGTTTAATGTTTATCTTGGACTTCAATCTCTCTTCCATTTCTGTATACTTACAATGAATGTATGACTGACTATTTTGTATCCTTTTGGGGACGAGGGTGATAATATTAATGACAAGATAAGACATGTATTCAATGTATGCTTAGCTTCTTTATCGTGACATTTAGCATCTCCAGTTTTATTCTGATGAATAATTTCCAGTAACGAGTATACTTCACTGGCAGTGTCTCTTAAGTTATCTTttcgttttatttcttttcataatCAATAAAGATGAAGATTGTTCATTACAGGTAGGTTATGTAGCCGTAGACGAGTCTGTCAGATCAAACTTAGCTACATCCCTGCTTCCACCAAGTAGAAGTGGGTCACTTAGTTTGAGTCTTAGATAAAAAAGACATACACCGCGCCTGccaaccgatcaaaaaaaaaagaatcaatatCAAGCATGCCAATGATATATACAGTACCTCTGTTACGATTTGGCCAAAACCGTGCTATGACTAAAAACTAGGTCCATAATCTCCTGGTATCTTACGATGTATATGAGGTTCTTCTCGGTACTGATGAGGATCCATTCAACTTCAGGTTTACATTTTATCATTTTCTGTTCAGTAATGATTCAAACTTGCCATGAGTTTTCAACTAGTGCCATGTTAAGCCTGCCCGATCGTCAAGGATATGCAGTTGCTGTGATAAATATCTCGACTTGCCCATTGTATTATGATATCAATCATGTTACTCCCATTAGACACACAAATGTCGATCATATTTTGTGCACACTTCTACCTCACTATCTCATGTCGTTGAATAACaactaaaattatatcaaagaagaCAATTGAGATATCACATGATTCATTGATGAGTGTGCAAGCATTCGGAATCCCCAGACATCTTGACACAGTACTATCTTGGTTACATAGTGTGCCGACTGATGTTCTCAACCTTTCCAGCACGCGTAAGTGTTACAGTCTCGGCCATTACTTTTGTTAGGCAATACTGTTTAGAATATAGGATCGCACTCACTCTTTCAGTTGTCTAGCAGTTACTGGGCCGTACTAATTGGAAATGGTGCAGAACTGTTGGAAACATCAGAAAGGTCCATACACTTGATGGCTAAGACTTGAGTGCCAAGGCCCCAATGCCGACTCTCCCTCTCTCTTCTTTTACTAAAATAAACCTAGAGTAACTAGAAGCTGCTAAACTCCGAGCCAAATAGCTTAGCTAGAGTGTATAAAGAATGTAAAGGGGTTAAAGACACCCTTAAGCTTATAAAATCACCTCATTGCCCTTACCTTTGGCCACTTGCTATAGGCATTAGCATTTATCCCACATTTACCTGGCCAGGTGGATGGGTAAATGTGCTTGTCCAATATGGAAAAAGATACCGGTGGTAGTTTCAACCGAGAAGTAGAGGCTGAGCCGAGCGGACGTGTTCACACCATAAATGGCATACTTAGCCGTCGGTAGCTAAGAGCTAGCCTCTTTTCTATACCGCTAATGGCTATATTCTATTATATGTCTCACTTCACTCTCACTTAACTCACACCTCTTTACACAAAATCATAATTATCAATCTATTTCTCCAGTTtacttattttttatgttttttacaTAATTAATAGATTATTTTGATGAAGAGATGCAGTTAAATATCATGATGAAGAACaacaaaatattcaaatattgcaACTATTGAATGATGAGTCTGACGATGATAAACAACTGACAAACACTATGATGCAAATTAGATTTAGGGACATATATATATCTAAAAACAAGTGTTCAAAAGAAGATATACGTTTTGAGGACGAGAATTTTACCACAAGAAGTTGATGCACCATTATTTTGTACAGAATTATGTGTATTATGATCAATTTTCCATGGTCAGTTCCACAAATTCCATGTCACTTGGGGATAAAGATTATTTATCATCCTTGTTAGGTACAAAAACTATTGGTTTATCACTATGATGCACGAAATATCAGAGGTCATAATCATGAATAAAAGGTTACCGTAATCCAAAATATTCTAGGGTATGGGTGTCCAGTGCATTCCACTAATAAGTACCTTCGTATACTTAAAAAAACCGCATATAAATATCTTTCTTTGTTTTactaaataataattaattacacTAGTGGAGAATGAGATTTTAACCACTTTCTGGGCTTTGAAAAAACGACTTCCATGGGCCAGGGTAATTATATGATCTGTGAGACCCAGTTGTTTTTACAAGAAAATGGAAAACTTGTTTCTTTCACAGTCGTATTACGGGCGCGTATTTCCATAATAATGCAGCCTTTCCATGACCTTGACAAACCACTGTGAGAGGCTG includes the following:
- the LOC113288693 gene encoding mitogen-activated protein kinase homolog NTF3, which codes for MATYVDPPNGTGSPGKHYYSMWQTVFEIDTKYVPIKPIGRGAYGIVCSSVNRETNDKVAIKKIQNAFENRIDALRTLRELKLLRHLRHENVIALRDVMMPTHRRSFKDVYLVYELMDTDLHQIVKSSQPLSNDHCQYFLFQLLRGLKYLHSANILHRDLKPGNLLVNANCDLKICDFGLARTSSGKGQFMTEYVVTRWYRAPELLLCCDNYGTSIDVWSVGCIFAELLGRKPIFPGTECLNQLKLIINVLGSQSEADLEFIDNPKARKYIKSLPYSPKTPFARIYPNASPLAIDLLQKMLVFDPSKRISVTEALQHPYMSPLYDPNANPPAQVPVDLDIDEEDLGEEMIREMMWTEMLHYHPEAVSSNS